One window of the Salvia miltiorrhiza cultivar Shanhuang (shh) chromosome 6, IMPLAD_Smil_shh, whole genome shotgun sequence genome contains the following:
- the LOC130990588 gene encoding uncharacterized protein LOC130990588, giving the protein MHKELFLRIVDAVQGEDGYFRMSHDDVCRDSLTPLQKCTVAIRQLATGLSADTLDEYLKVADTTGHLCLNKFCRAVIRAYGVNSNNDINVLNQSPLFSDVLEGTSAPVIFEANQHYYQMGYYLCDDIYSEWRCFVKSPPMATNPKEVRFKKMQESAWKDIERAFGNMIVENEGQGATHWRDDDAGHEASSSDSTESARTTPPRFEEYVLRDALLRDRQIHA; this is encoded by the exons ATGCATAAGgagttgttcttgcgcatcgtcgatgcTGTGCAAGGTGAAGATGGTTACTTCCGGATGAGCCATGATGATGTGTGCCGGGATTCTCTCAcgcctttgcagaaatgcacggtggctatccgccaattagctACCGGCTTAAGTGCGGATACTTTGGACGAGTATCTCAAGGTCGCCGACACGACGGGGCATCTATGCCTAAACAAATTTTGCAGAGCTGTCATCCGGGCATACGGTGTCAA ttcgaacaacgacatcaacgttctcaaccaGTCGCCTCTGTTCTCTGACGTGTTGGAAGGAACGTCGGCGCCGGTGATCTTTGAGGCCAACCAGCACTATtaccagatgggctactacttgtgcgatGACATATATtcggagtggcgttgcttcgtcaagagtccaccgatggcAACCAACCCAAAGGAGgtgaggttcaagaagatgcaagaatcagCATGGAAGGATatcgaacgtgcctttgga aacatgattgtggagaacgAAGGTCAAGGAGCTAcccattggagagatgacgatgCAGGTCACGaggcgtctagcagtgactcgacggagagtgctcgAACAACCCCGCCTCGTTTCGAGGAATACGTGCTAAGAGATGCacttctccgagataggcagaTACATGCTTAG